The Vicia villosa cultivar HV-30 ecotype Madison, WI linkage group LG1, Vvil1.0, whole genome shotgun sequence genome includes a region encoding these proteins:
- the LOC131637145 gene encoding CRC domain-containing protein TSO1-like: MEAPLFSNLEEQDDDSFFNYLSSLSPLKTLNSLPMDYPLFTSPDVTFFEDSTFFDSRDNLLDTSNPQVSCENVNKIYSHEKVPTYSTNLSHDSTESSSQEAVQYGCCSPEDHPLISRDDVNYLLGLLGMQEPNGTNVKDSIEANTQVPDCDYNSLISTTQSLIPLPQSTTNSSNYTMHTVDPPASTSIHESENNPYEPIPATYRNQTWNNLANFALMDSKPIQTGNDELVRIRHSIQMGFLDYDKTRYTSNITSCSSKSGEKNASNETGFAIPASNHYRGIENEMTFSRWNPELPSCNSSLHLSESHLSQLSASMENHLGPSDNEVQSTKNFTKFLVHITGEDFCGSTLKMESKQLDPPNMKRKRKGQIDVGASCSKHEKEEESADFGQSTLRKKRKIHKSGHCQCRKASCLRKYCECFKGGVGCSPSCKCQGCENIYGRKDREAQTKSELEETEALQICRPLERCSGSQKKELVE; encoded by the exons ATGGAGGCACCGCTATTTTCCAACTTAGAAGAACAG GATGATGATTCTTTCTTTAACTATCTCAGCAGTCTTTCTCCTTTAAAGACATTGAACTCACTTCCCATGGATTATCCTCTTTTCACATCACCCGATGTGACTTTTTTTGAGGATTCCACATTCTTCGATTCTAGGGATAATCTTTTGGATACATCAAACCCTCAAGTTTCGTGCGAGaatgtaaataaaatttattcacATGAAAAAGTGCCTACTTATTCTACTAATTTATCTCATGATTCAACTGAGTCATCTAGTCAAGAAGCTGTGCAATATGGTTGTTGTAGCCCAGAAGATCATCCACTAATCTCAAGGGATGATGTTAACTACCTTCTTGGATTACTTGGCATGCAAGAACCAAATGGTACCAATGTCAAAGATTCAATTGAGGCAAACACTCAAGTGCCAGATTGTGATTACAATAGCTTAATTAGTACAACACAATCTTTGATTCCTTTACCACAATCTACCACTAACAGTAGTAATTATACAATGCATACTGTTGATCCACCTGCTTCTACTTCAATACATGAGTCTGAAAATAATCCTTATGAACCAATACCTGCCACTTACAGAAATCAAACATGGAACAATCTTGCCAATTTCGCTTTAATGGATAGCAAACCAATTCAGACAGGGAATGATGAG CTTGTGCGTATTAGACACAGTATACAAATGGGCTTTCTGGATTATGACAAGACCCGTTATACTTCAAACATCACTTCCTGTTCTTCAAAATCTGGTGAGAAGAATGCTAGTAATGAAACTGGTTTTGCAATTCCAGCCTCAAATCATTACAGAGGCATAGAAAATGAAATGACGTTTTCCAGATGGAATCCTGAACTGCCGAGCTGCAATTCTTCCTTGCATCTTTCTGAAAGCCACCTATCGCAGCTCTCCGCATCAATGGAAAATCATTTGGGGCCATCTGATAATGAAGTTCAGTCTACAAAAAATTTCACTAAGTTTTTAGTTCACATCACGGGTGAAGATTTCTGCGGTAGTACCCTCAAAATGGAGAGTAAACAGTTGGATCCTCCAAACATGAAAAGGAAGAGGAAAGGTCAGATTGATGTAGGTGCTTCTTGTTCTAAACATGAAAAGGAAGAGGAAAG TGCTGATTTCGGTCAGAGTACCCTcagaaagaagaggaaaat CCACAAATCAGGTCACTGTCAATGTAGAAAAGCAAGCTGCCTGAGGAAATATTGTGAATGTTTTAAG GGTGGTGTTGGTTGCTCCCCAAGTTGTAAGTGTCAAGGATGTGAGAATATATATGGTAGAAAGGATAGGGAGGCACAAACAAAATCGGAGCTTGAAGAAACAGAAGCATTACAGATTTGCAG ACCATTGGAAAGATGTAGTGGCAGCCAAAAGAAAGAACTTGTGGAATGA